Genomic segment of Panicum virgatum strain AP13 chromosome 9N, P.virgatum_v5, whole genome shotgun sequence:
CCGATTATCCAGCTGGCAGTCAGCAACATGACCAACTCAAATGTGTATTCCTACCCTGTTGTTGACTGTACCTCACATGAGCCACTTGTGCAGCCTCAAAACATGTCATTTGCCCCTGTGATGAATTCTGCTGCTCCCGTTCAGGAACCTTTCATGAATCTGTCCTCTGACCAAGGTAGCAACTCCAGTTGCTCGGACTTCAGCCGGGAGAATGACATCAGGACCCCTGACATAACATCGGTTCTTGCACCTGTTTCCACCTTGACACAGGGTGATGAGTCTGCATTCCTCCAGAATTCGGGTAACACTGTGGTGCCTCCTGTGATGGGAAATGCTAGTGTTCACCTTATAGACTTAGAACCATATATTAATTTCCTGATGGAGAATCGTTCAGATGAGTCAATCGACACACTCTTAAGCTGTGATGGATCCCAGGATGTCGTCAGCAACATGGACCTTTGGAGCTTTGATGACATGGCCATGTCCACTGGTTTCTACTGAGGTTTTGAGCTTAGTGACTGGTGCTTGTACATAGCGACCAAGGGTAATCTTCTTCAGTCATACTTATGGTCCTTTTTACTTCTTACAAATTCCATTTCTTTTGATTCTTTTCTTTCTACCGTGTTTCAGAAATAAGTACTCCGGTGATGAAGTAGCGCTCGTGTCAGGTACGTAGTAGCGATGTTAGGATATGGATTATGGCATATGTTCCGATCCGCAGTTACTTCATTCAGTACTAAGTTGCAATGGACTTGTACCTTATTTGACTATGTATCTATTATCTATCCATGACAGCTACTACATGTTTGGAACAAATTGTTCTATTTTTGTGCTGGTACAAAATGCAAATGGCTCTGAACACTGTGAATTTGTAGACATGAGTGGTTTgatgtttctctttttttttgctgaaaaTCTTAAGTGCCCCCTTTTTTAATGTTGTGCCTGCAATAGCCTATTTTAGTCTCCTGAATACTGAAAATGGCACTAAGAGCTTTCTTCAATTTTGAGTTCAATATCACTGGGGCACTGCATTGTCTTCTGAATTTAGAATGGTCCAATTTCTATTCTGACTATTCATTGAAAACATGTTACCGGTAGGGTTGAAAATGggacgggaaaatcccgtcccgaccgGCTCCGTTTACCGTTTAAACCGACCGTAAACCGTTTCCGCGAAAAAAATgggaaaatgggaaaacaaaacgggaaaacgggcgggaacgggaacgggaacggttggggtgttttcccgaccgttttcacggttcccgttttcagccgggaaaattcccgcgggaattcccgtatttgtcgtagtcggctgtgttacctgtgttggaaacgtgaattgttgtttgcatgtgttccaacgtgaattgtgaattcgtgattcactttacctgtgtttcttagttatacgagtcttgtttccatgttatttatgcaaagttgtaattattttatcgagttaaatatttgaagtggttgtatgtattttcccgttttgagttatcgattcccgatcgtaatcggcatgctcccgaccgattgattccgttcccgatatcccgtaataccgatttcgttttcccgTCCAATTTTTCCGTTCCCGTTTCCGTTCCCGACAAAAAAATACAGTTGCGGGAACGGTTGAGGGGTTTTCCCGACTGTTTTCATCCCTAGTTACCGGGAGGTGATAGAAGCCCTACTCTCATAGTAGGCATGAAGGATTTTTGGATATGGAGGGAGCAATGAGGAAGCACTAGAAGGAATGATTAGGCCAATAGAGTTTGTTAGGACTTATAACGATTTGAGAACATGTCTACTCGTGCTTCCCATTGATTTACCAAGATGGCAGTATCATTTGAGTGCTTAGAAAGATAAGTAACAATCAAGCCAGCAAtgtaaaaaataacaaaactaagaGGTGATAAGAGATTAGCAAAATAGAAATTGTTAGTACGGCCAACAAACATAATCTCAATGTTCAAATGCCACATCCTTCTGAAATCCCAAAGTACTGTCAGCAGAAAGTTAAACCAAGATGCCTGAAGAACAAGCCCTAATCAGAGCACAAATAGTGCAAGATATGATCCTAGTTACAAGAGAATACATTGTCTGCAAAAGTTTCCTCCCTCTCGCCTCTCTCCCCCTCCCAAATCGTAGTTCAGAACCATAACAGCCTACTCAGCTAAAGCAGAGTCATAACTGCAAAAGAACAGAATCATAGCACCCTACAACCATAACTGCAAAAGAACAAAATCATAGCACCCTACAACTCAACAATGCCTCCAACCAACAACGTAAGGACATCTGAAGTAGCATTGCCCTATTCTGTCTCAGCTTTTCTCAGTAGGACTTCTCCTTCGAGTGTTTCTCCTTGAGCTTATCTCTCAACCCCAAAATAAGTGACTCTAGTCCACTTGTGCATTACGCATATCATCCAACTGAGACTTTACAActctttcttcttccaagatACTCGTCGCTCTCAGTGTCATCTCCGGCAAAGGAGAATTTTTATGCACAATACATCTAAGGTTTTCACTACATAGTAGAGACCACGTCCTGTGGGCAGTTAACAAAGTCACCGATTTTTGGTCTATGTCAACCAACTGACTTAACTTCCCACATTTGAAGTCAAAGATTGCTCGATCAAGTTTTGTCATAGTGGCAACTAGGCAAGTGCCCATGAGATTATGAGAAACTAGTTATTTCCTTGGACCAAAGCCGTCGATAACTGCAATACTTCCATCATAATCTCTAGTCAGAATCTGTCTATCGATCGCAGTTAGTAAACAGAGTGTTCCAGTACCAAGGCTTCCTGCAGAGGTAATAGTTTCTTGGCCTTCGCTTCTCGATTCTGTGGTAGTCTCTTCTCCATGCCAATACTGATGGGATGCCGCGCATCATGGTACTCAGGGGTGAAGCCACGTTCATCTTACCTGGTGCACATGCACCAGGGTTCAAGTGGAAAATCTAAAGCTACTTAATGGAGCATTACTTGATAATTTTAGAGTTGCTATAGATATGAAGaagaagtgcaccagggtagtCTTGTATCTAGCTTCGCCTCTGATGGTACTCAGCGCAAAAACTGAATCTCTGCTACCCGAAGCAATGTCTATGATTCCATGAACAATTGTGGAAGTGTTGACCGGGCAGTCGGGTACGGCTAAAAGAAATGTCAGCCTCTTCTCTTTCCgttcctcctcttcctttttcttcttctcctcctctctcttttttttccataAGATAGCATCCTCAGGGCTAAGCGCCTTCTCTTCCTCCAAAGCCTTCTCCTCAGCAATGCTTTTATATtctgcagctaccttcttttcTTTATCTCTCCTTTCCTTTTCTGCCTTATCCAAAATCTTCACACCACATGCAGGAAAGATTCTTGCTAAACCACCTCCAATAGTAGCTAAAGAATATGCAAACTTTTCAAACTCAGAAGCAAAATCAAATTTCCTGAAATTTAAAATGAAACTAATCCGTCAACCGACACAGCTGACAAAGAGCATATAATTAGATTTGTTAAATCAATAATCGGCATGTTGGAAATCGAGGTGGTCCTAATACCCACTAAGCTGAGGACCTACATCTaagacacaccaactcactctAGAATCGGTTAGCCTTTTAAATTTCTagctacttagtgtataaggtcCTTTCAATGGCAGAGCTGCTTTCTCTCTTCCAggtggcagagcctaccaacagatgaaactTGTTTTCGGGAGGCGGAGCGTTCCTACGATAAAACCCAGAccctttgtgatcccgggtggtagaaccaACGTACgatagatcacaacttatacactaagtacttagaaactgggagactaacacttacaaaaCACTTACTTTATTACAACACAATAGTATTACACAAGAGTACACAACACACCCTCTCTTTGTGGCTAAcctagcactcacccttctTATGTACCATACTCTTGGATGGATGTCATGGCAAGGGAGGTGACATGTGTCCCCCCTTCTAGAGAGTTCCTAAATATTACAaggttttctaatttatttattactaattctagagTGCTCCATGAAAATATCTTCTTATTGCCTTGTGGAGAATACTCTAGAAGGTTGCCTTGCATTCTTCCAAAACATCACGATTACAACTACTACAACAGCCAAAAAGAATATAAGAGTGCTCTAAAATCTAGTTTCAAGTTTCAAATAGTCAGTCAAACATAGCCAACAGACAGCCAACAGAGAGCATTTATTTACACTTGTCAATCAATAAGTAGCAAAATTAGGCCTCCCCTAAAAGTAAGAAATAGATCTATCTCTAATGTATCACGTCATCACTCTTTATCAACTAAGTAGTAGCAATTACGTGTACCCCTACAAGTACATGCATTGTTTCATAAAATGAGACGAGAGACAACTCACTTGATTGGCTCCACAATTATGCATGGGAGTTTAAGTGAGGCTATCTCACCACTTCTCTCCAcatcagaaaaattcaaatAAGAGCTAGTTGCTTACTACCATTGGAGGTGGCCTTGCAATAATCGCAAGAATAAACAAGAACTTAACAGTACTACTCCTTAGAAAGTAGTTTCAGCTAGTCGGTAAGATATAGCCAACATATAGCATTTAGCTATACAACCAACTCAATAAGCAGCACAATTACAACACTTACAATAGCCAAAAAAGAATGTAATAGCCCTCTCACACACAATTTGTGCAAGATGAAAAACTAACAGCAAACTAGATGAACAAAACCATAATCCCTAGTCCCCAATGCCATACAAAGAACGATGCAGATTTTATAGTAACCGCGCACAAGATGAAAAGTTAACAGCAAGAAAAGATGAGCAAGACCTTAGTCCTCATTGGCCTCGGGATAGCAGGGGCCGTAGGAGAGACGGCGGGCAAAGAATTGGCCGTCGAGGGGACGGTGGTCATTGAAGAGGATGCGATGCTCAGAGAGGTGGTCGGTGCGGTGCCGGTCGCTGAGGCAGTGGACCGAGAGGTGGCCGCGATAGAGGTAGCGACCTGGTTGGTATCCTCTAGAGAGATGGCGGCGGGTGCAGCGCCTCCTGGCCCGCCATCCTTGTCCTCCGTGGCGGGAGGCAGGGCGGCAGTGGATGAAGCGGTAACCATCGGGGAGGCAGCAGTTTTGTTCCCCAAGGGAGATGAGGCCCGCGATTGTGGAAGTGGTTACGATTTCGAGATGGCATCCATCCCAACAAGTCGGTGAGATTTCACGGGGTCCACCGATGAGCGACGAGATGGCTGTAAAACCGCCAATGCAGAGGCGGCACAGACCTTGATGCTGGGTGGAGGGGATTCAAGATTCTCATGTGGATTATAGAAGAACCCGGAGGGAGAAGCTAGGCTCTTGATAATGGATCTGGGGAGCAAAGGCTGCATTGGAGCTGGCCTCGGAGATGAAGAACAACATGACCAAGACATCATGGAGCTTAacggattcaaaatttgttaaACTTGAATCCTATAATAGAAATTATTAGTTTGGCTCAACTGATTTTGTTTTCTgatgtttatatatatacttaTGTCCCATTATATACCTGTATTCCAAAGCCCTTTGTCAATAATTCCATGAATGATGCAGCCTGTTTTTGATCACATATAGTCAGTATTAACTAATGTTACATCTGAAATTGCACTATCAGTTTACTAAATGGCCACTGTCATTTCGTATCATTTGTAATGTAACATATACCTTTGATAATGCTGtaatttcttcttgttcttgagaATTCCGTATCTGCTCCAACAGTAGGTCTTTATAAAATCCCTGCTAAAATATAATATTTGTTAGTTTTGCTATTGTTTGACATCATTTCCAATATCCTTAATACTTGTGGATATGGAGCCACATAATTTATATTGTTCTCTCCTTGTCCATCAAACATTTCTTGTGACCAGAATTGACTTCCTAAATGCATCTCCTCAGTTGTGCAAACCATTCTTTGATTGTTGTCATTCTGATTGTTCAGAGATTTCTCTTTTCAGAAATTTATCTCTAGGTTTTGTTCAATTTTATATACAAATATGGGATTCATGACTGTGATATACCTTATCATGGTTGTTGAAAGTAATGTATCTATCATTGCATCCAAAAT
This window contains:
- the LOC120688759 gene encoding ethylene-responsive transcription factor 1-like, which gives rise to SLLASDGSNTTAAGMDGTAAKSAKRKRKNQFRGIRRRPWGKWPAEIRDPRKGVRVWLGTFNSSEEAARAYDAEARRIRGKKAKVKFPDEAPVASQKRHAEPNSVKVPKMDTEEKPIIQLAVSNMTNSNVYSYPVVDCTSHEPLVQPQNMSFAPVMNSAAPVQEPFMNLSSDQGSNSSCSDFSRENDIRTPDITSVLAPVSTLTQGDESAFLQNSGNTVVPPVMGNASVHLIDLEPYINFLMENRSDESIDTLLSCDGSQDVVSNMDLWSFDDMAMSTGFY